A section of the Cervus canadensis isolate Bull #8, Minnesota chromosome 8, ASM1932006v1, whole genome shotgun sequence genome encodes:
- the LOC122446514 gene encoding protein FAM170B-like: MKREQLSPRPGPAIPHAENIYFPGKGRGMLSWSSSPSSQSSSEYQSYSQYQSCYSCTYGDQDAAQQSMCAFYTHVQTVQGVAVAWETDSGFEPVTRQPRIHEAEFIKRQRRKGSSFEMASNTDLRWELEASKNNTSSEPEDTELLAPLECCLQELRDTPDWLVTTNYGLRCVACCRVFPTLEALLEHAQYGIQEGFSCQIFFEEMLERRRARDQGQEQEPEEAQESASDSSACPRPRVKLPSSQSQLQKH; this comes from the coding sequence ATGAAGAGAGAGCAGCTGTCTCCACGGCCAGGCCCAGCCATTCCCCACGCAGAGAACATCTACTTCCCAGGCAAGGGTCGGGGGATGTTGAGCTGGAGCAGCTCGCCATCATCCCAGTCATCCTCTGAGTACCAGTCCTACTCCCAGTACCAGTCTTGCTATTCCTGCACTTATGGGGACCAGGACGCTGCCCAGCAGAGCATGTGCGCCTTCTACACCCACGTGCAGACCGTGCAGGGTGTGGCCGTGGCCTGGGAGACCGACAGTGGCTTCGAGCCAGTCACCCGACAGCCCCGCATCCACGAAGCCGAGTTCATCAAGAGGCAGAGGCGGAAAGGCTCCTCCTTTGAGATGGCTTCCAATACGGACCTGCGCTGGGAACTGGAAGCCAGCAAGAACAACACCAGCTCAGAGCCAGAGGACACGGAGCTGCTGGCGCCCCTGGAGTGCTGCCTGCAGGAGCTGCGGGACACCCCGGACTGGCTGGTCACCACCAACTACGGGCTGCGGTGCGTGGCCTGCTGCCGGGTCTTCCCCACGCTGGAGGCACTGTTGGAGCACGCCCAGTATGGCATCCAAGAGGGCTTCAGCTGCCAGATCTTTTTCGAGGAGATGCTGGAGAGAAGGAGGGCCCGGGACCAAGGGCAGGAACAAGAGCCAGAGGAGGCACAAGAGAGCGCTTCGGACAGCAGTGCATGTCCAAGGCCCCGTGTCAAGCTGCCTTCGTCACAGTCACAGTTGCAGAAGCACTGA
- the LOC122446808 gene encoding protein FAM170B-like — protein MDQSTLSLASPESTEESIEVHRAGPMKREQLSPRPGPAIPHAENIYFPGKGRGMLSWSSSPSSQSSSEYQSYSQYQSCYSCTYGDQDAAQQSMCAFYTHVQTVQGVAVAWETDSGFEPVTRQPRIHEAEFIKRQRRKGSSFEMASNTDLRWELEASKNNTSSEPEDTELLAPLECCLQELRDTPDWLVTTNYGLRCVACCRVFPTLEALLEHAQYGIQEGFSCQIFFEEMLERRRARDQGQEQEPEEAQESASDSSACPRPRVKLPSSQSQLQKH, from the exons ATGGACCAGTCCACCCTCAGCCTGGCCAGCCCAGAGTCCACGGAGGAGAGCATAGAAGTGCACCGGGCAG GGCCCATGAAGAGAGAGCAGCTGTCTCCACGGCCAGGCCCAGCCATTCCCCACGCAGAGAACATCTACTTCCCAGGCAAGGGTCGGGGGATGTTGAGCTGGAGCAGCTCGCCATCATCCCAGTCATCCTCTGAGTACCAGTCCTACTCCCAGTACCAGTCTTGCTATTCCTGCACTTATGGGGACCAGGACGCTGCCCAGCAGAGCATGTGCGCCTTCTACACCCACGTGCAGACCGTGCAGGGTGTGGCCGTGGCCTGGGAGACCGACAGTGGCTTCGAGCCAGTCACCCGACAGCCCCGCATCCACGAAGCCGAGTTCATCAAGAGGCAGAGGCGGAAAGGCTCCTCCTTTGAGATGGCTTCCAATACGGACCTGCGCTGGGAACTGGAAGCCAGCAAGAACAACACCAGCTCAGAGCCAGAGGACACGGAGCTGCTGGCGCCCCTGGAGTGCTGCCTGCAGGAGCTGCGGGACACCCCGGACTGGCTGGTCACCACCAACTACGGGCTGCGGTGCGTGGCCTGCTGCCGGGTCTTCCCCACGCTGGAGGCACTGTTGGAGCACGCCCAGTATGGCATCCAAGAGGGCTTCAGCTGCCAGATCTTTTTCGAGGAGATGCTGGAGAGAAGGAGGGCCCGGGACCAAGGGCAGGAACAAGAGCCAGAGGAGGCACAAGAGAGCGCTTCGGACAGCAGTGCATGTCCAAGGCCCCGTGTCAAGCTGCCTTCGTCACAGTCACAGTTGCAGAAGCACTGA